In a single window of the Danio aesculapii chromosome 20, fDanAes4.1, whole genome shotgun sequence genome:
- the LOC130247413 gene encoding transcription factor AP-2-delta-like, which translates to MLYETLKAFFHCCGTCVVNPTDLFCSVPGRLSLLSSTSKYKVTIAEVKRRLSPPECLNASLLGGILRRAKSKNGGRCLREKLDRLGLNLPAGRRKAANVTLLTSLVEGEALHLARDFGYTCETEFPTKAVGEHLARQHTEPKEQNARKKMVLATKQICKEFQDLLSQDRSPLGSSRPTPILDLDIQRHLTHFSLITHGFGTPAICAALSTFQTILSEMLNYLEKHSANKSTGTPDTNQINSNSDKTLRKTEAPTKDGKIEKTE; encoded by the exons ATGCTGTATGAGACTTTAAAAGCCTTCTTTCATTGCT GTGGCACATGTGTAGTGAATCCTACAGACCTGTTCTGCTCCGTACCAGGAAGACTTTCTCTTCTCAGCTCTACCTCAAAGTACAAAGTGACCATCGCTGAAGTCAAACGCCGCCTGTCTCCTCCAGAGTGTCTCAACGCTTCACTACTCGGTGGAATATTAAGAAG GGCCAAGTCAAAGAACGGCGGCCGGTGCCTCAGGGAGAAACTGGACAGACTGGGACTCAATCTCCCAGCAGGCCGCAGGAAAGCAGCCAACGTCACACTCTTGACCTCTTTAGTGGAAG GAGAAGCGTTACACCTGGCTCGAGACTTCGGTTACACCTGTGAGACTGAGTTTCCCACTAAAGCAGTCGGGGAGCATCTGGCCCGCCAGCACACGGAACCAAAGGAACAGAACGCACGCAAGAAAATGGTGCTGGCCACCAA GCAGATCTGTAAGGAGTTTCAGGATTTGTTAAGTCAGGATCGATCTCCGCTCGGTTCCTCTAGACCAACACCTATTCTGGACTTGGACATTCAGAGACATCTAACACACTTCAG TCTGATCACGCATGGATTTGGTACGCCGGCGATTTGTGCGGCTCTTAGCACCTTTCAAACGATTCTCAGCGAAATGCTCAATTACCTGGAGAAACACTCAGCAAATAAGAGCACAGGAACGCCGGACACCAATCAAATCAACTCCAACTCGGACAAAACACTGCGCAAAACTGAGGCACCAACAAAAGACGGTAAAATCGAGAAGACGGAATGA
- the tfap2b gene encoding transcription factor AP-2-beta isoform X1, giving the protein MHSLYRDQRANMLWKLVENVKYEDIYEDRHDGVPSHSSRLSQLGSVSQGPYSSAPPLSHTPSSDFQPPYFPPPYQPLPYHQSQDPYSHVSDPYSLNALHQPQQHPWGSRQRQDLQGTESGGLLPQPRASLPQLSGLDPRRDYSTVRRPDVLLHSTHHGLDAGMGDGLSLHGLAHGMDDVQAVEDINGAMNILDQSVIKKVPVPHKSVASLMMNKDGLIGGISVNVNEVFCSVPGRLSLLSSTSKYKVTVGEVQRRLSPPECLNASLLGGVLRRAKSKNGGRSLREKLEKIGLNLPAGRRKAANVTLLTSLVEGEAVHLARDFGYICETEFPTKAVSEYLNRQHTDPNELHSRKNMLLATKQLCKEFTDLLAQDRTPLGNSRPSPILEPGIQSCLSHFSFITHGFGSPAICAALTALQNYLTEALKGLDKMFLNNPTPNRHTPADGSKGGEKEEKHRK; this is encoded by the exons ATGCACTCGTTATACAGGGATCAGCGCGCGAACATGCTGTGGAAACTGGTGGAAAATGTCAAGTATGAAGATATATACGAG GACCGCCACGATGGGGTACCGAGCCACAGTTCAAGACTTTCCCAGCTGGGTTCGGTCTCTCAGGGACCGTACTCCAGCGCCCCACCGCTCTCTCACACACCTTCCTCGGACTTCCAACCGCCGTACTTTCCGCCGCCGTACCAGCCTCTGCCGTATCACCAGAGTCAGGATCCGTACTCACACGTCAGTGACCCGTACTCTCTGAACGCTCTTCACCAGCCCCAGCAGCACCCGTGGGGCTCCAGGCAGCGGCAGGACTTGCAGGGCACGGAGAGCGGAGGTTTACTGCCGCAGCCCCGAGCCTCTTTACCGCAGCTCTCGGGTCTGGACCCCCGGCGGGACTACTCGACCGTGCGCCGGCCGGACGTGCTTCTCCACTCCACACATCACGGGCTCGATGCGGGAATGGGAGACGGTCTGTCCCTTCATGGCCTGGCGCACGGCATGGATGATGTGCAG GCTGTGGAGGACATCAATGGCGCGATGAATATTCTGGATCAGTCCGTCATTAAAAAAG TTCCAGTTCCCCACAAAAGCGTCGCTTCTCTGATGATGAACAAAGACGGATTAATCGGAGGGATCTCCGTGAACGTCAACGAGGTCTTCTGCTCGGTGCCCGGCCGCCTGTCTCTTCTTAGCTCCACATCCAAATATAAAGTGACTGTTGGAGAGGTCCAGCGGCGCCTCTCTCCGCCGGAGTGCCTGAACGCGTCTCTGCTTGGCGGGGTTCTGCGAAG AGCGAAGTCAAAAAATGGCGGCAGATCACTGAGGGAAAAGCTGGAGAAAATCGGCTTGAATTTGCCCGCGGGGAGACGCAAAGCAGCGAATGTCACTTTACTGACGTCTCTAGTAGAAG GAGAAGCTGTTCATTTGGCTCGGGACTTCGGCTACATTTGTGAAACTGAGTTTCCCACAAAAGCCGTGTCTGAATATCTGAACAGACAGCACACAGATCCAAACGAACTGCACTCGCGAAAGAACATGCTGCTCGCCACAAA GCAGTTGTGTAAGGAGTTCACGGACCTGTTGGCTCAGGATCGCACTCCTTTAGGGAACTCTCGGCCTTCGCCCATCCTGGAGCCAGGAATTCAGAGCTGCCTGTCACACTTTAGCTTCATCACGCATGGTTTTGGTTCTCCAGCCATCTGCGCCGCCCTCACGGCTTTGCAGAATTACCTGACTGAAGCCCTTAAAGGCCTCGACAAGATGTTCCTGAACAACCCCACTCCCAACCGACACACACCTGCAGACGGCTCCAAAGGCggagagaaagaggaaaaacaCAGGAAATGA
- the tfap2b gene encoding transcription factor AP-2-beta isoform X2: MLVHAYSSTDRHDGVPSHSSRLSQLGSVSQGPYSSAPPLSHTPSSDFQPPYFPPPYQPLPYHQSQDPYSHVSDPYSLNALHQPQQHPWGSRQRQDLQGTESGGLLPQPRASLPQLSGLDPRRDYSTVRRPDVLLHSTHHGLDAGMGDGLSLHGLAHGMDDVQAVEDINGAMNILDQSVIKKVPVPHKSVASLMMNKDGLIGGISVNVNEVFCSVPGRLSLLSSTSKYKVTVGEVQRRLSPPECLNASLLGGVLRRAKSKNGGRSLREKLEKIGLNLPAGRRKAANVTLLTSLVEGEAVHLARDFGYICETEFPTKAVSEYLNRQHTDPNELHSRKNMLLATKQLCKEFTDLLAQDRTPLGNSRPSPILEPGIQSCLSHFSFITHGFGSPAICAALTALQNYLTEALKGLDKMFLNNPTPNRHTPADGSKGGEKEEKHRK, translated from the exons ATGTTAGTGCACGCATATTCCTCCACG GACCGCCACGATGGGGTACCGAGCCACAGTTCAAGACTTTCCCAGCTGGGTTCGGTCTCTCAGGGACCGTACTCCAGCGCCCCACCGCTCTCTCACACACCTTCCTCGGACTTCCAACCGCCGTACTTTCCGCCGCCGTACCAGCCTCTGCCGTATCACCAGAGTCAGGATCCGTACTCACACGTCAGTGACCCGTACTCTCTGAACGCTCTTCACCAGCCCCAGCAGCACCCGTGGGGCTCCAGGCAGCGGCAGGACTTGCAGGGCACGGAGAGCGGAGGTTTACTGCCGCAGCCCCGAGCCTCTTTACCGCAGCTCTCGGGTCTGGACCCCCGGCGGGACTACTCGACCGTGCGCCGGCCGGACGTGCTTCTCCACTCCACACATCACGGGCTCGATGCGGGAATGGGAGACGGTCTGTCCCTTCATGGCCTGGCGCACGGCATGGATGATGTGCAG GCTGTGGAGGACATCAATGGCGCGATGAATATTCTGGATCAGTCCGTCATTAAAAAAG TTCCAGTTCCCCACAAAAGCGTCGCTTCTCTGATGATGAACAAAGACGGATTAATCGGAGGGATCTCCGTGAACGTCAACGAGGTCTTCTGCTCGGTGCCCGGCCGCCTGTCTCTTCTTAGCTCCACATCCAAATATAAAGTGACTGTTGGAGAGGTCCAGCGGCGCCTCTCTCCGCCGGAGTGCCTGAACGCGTCTCTGCTTGGCGGGGTTCTGCGAAG AGCGAAGTCAAAAAATGGCGGCAGATCACTGAGGGAAAAGCTGGAGAAAATCGGCTTGAATTTGCCCGCGGGGAGACGCAAAGCAGCGAATGTCACTTTACTGACGTCTCTAGTAGAAG GAGAAGCTGTTCATTTGGCTCGGGACTTCGGCTACATTTGTGAAACTGAGTTTCCCACAAAAGCCGTGTCTGAATATCTGAACAGACAGCACACAGATCCAAACGAACTGCACTCGCGAAAGAACATGCTGCTCGCCACAAA GCAGTTGTGTAAGGAGTTCACGGACCTGTTGGCTCAGGATCGCACTCCTTTAGGGAACTCTCGGCCTTCGCCCATCCTGGAGCCAGGAATTCAGAGCTGCCTGTCACACTTTAGCTTCATCACGCATGGTTTTGGTTCTCCAGCCATCTGCGCCGCCCTCACGGCTTTGCAGAATTACCTGACTGAAGCCCTTAAAGGCCTCGACAAGATGTTCCTGAACAACCCCACTCCCAACCGACACACACCTGCAGACGGCTCCAAAGGCggagagaaagaggaaaaacaCAGGAAATGA